From Hippoglossus stenolepis isolate QCI-W04-F060 chromosome 6, HSTE1.2, whole genome shotgun sequence, a single genomic window includes:
- the ccnt1 gene encoding cyclin-T1 isoform X2, translating to MPQPSGPFSRRTQRTFEITIDHPHTHVVKCTQLVRVVPASKDLAQTSYFMATNSLHLTTFCLQYSPPVVACVCIHLACKWSNWEIPVSTDGKHWWEYVDPTVTLELLDELTHEFLQILEKTPSRLKRIRNWKAGGQTPKAKPKVQEDGDQRDTMMSMISMASSESTVAGLMSLSAPPSASSSSSTSEKERGASGSAQTWSGKGQAAAVAEQQQQANNEVHAPAKVSLSEYRAKNADVLAAQKRKLENMEASVKRDYANAAQALIGQQQRKEKHHHHQQQTSSSSSDMSSPSPIILKIPLEKERHDRGSLKMRFPVAGGGGSGTRGQDGDIKVRIRVPEKQKGSSGEEGKSREKHRDRSNHHHHHHHHHHSSSGSASLSSSHKHSSSSSGAVGNSKKVPSDSSRTSSSSSSTSRKRTHSQEGAAVPHPTTKVSKSSRNPYQLPSLSSSSGQTLGLGPDILPALGLPLLQGSYPHTKSDKTDTNGHGTAGGAQSNEYQDTFEMLNSLLSAQGVQPSQPSMFDYRSQYGEYRFSGGSRGNNSRPPPLPSDPPPPLPPLPK from the exons ATGCCTCAACCCTCAGGACCCTTCTCCAGACGTACGCAGCGAA CTTTTGAAATCACCATTGACCATCCACATACTCATGTTGTCAAGTGCACTCAGCTCGTCAGAG TTGTTCCAGCGAGTAAGGATCTGGCCCAAACATCTTACTTTATGGCTACGAACAG TCTGCACTTAACCACGTTCTGCCTGCAGTACAGTCCGCCAGTCgtggcctgtgtgtgcatccacCTCGCTTGCAAATGGTCCAACTGGGAGATCCCCGTGTCCACAGATGGCAAACACTGGTGGGAGTATGTTGATCCCACAGTCACCCTGGAACTGCTGGATG AGCTCACACATGAGTTCCTGCAGATTCTGGAGAAAACACCCAGCAGGTTGAAACGGATTCGCAATTGGAAG GCTGGAGGTCAGACACCGAAAGCCAAGCCCAAAGTCCAGGAAGACGGTGACCAGAGGGACACCATGATGAGCATGATCTCTATGGCTTCATCCGAGAGTACTGTTGCAGGTTTGATGAGCCTCTCCGCTCCGCCATCtgcctcatcttcttcatccaCGAGTGAAAAGGAGAGGGGCGCGTCTGGCAGTGCGCAGACTTGGAGTGGAAAGGGTCAGGCTGCGGCTGTGGctgaacaacagcagcaggcCAACAACGAGGTCCATGCCCCGGCTAAGGTGTCGCTGAGTGAGTACCGCGCCAAGAATGCTGACGTCCTGGCCGCCCagaagaggaagctggagaacatgGAGGCTAGTGTGAAGAGGGACTACGCTAATGCTGCCCAGGCTCTCATTGGTCAGcaacagaggaaagagaagcatcatcatcaccagcagcagacCAGCTCGTCCTCTTCTGACATGTCCAGTCCTTCGCCCATTATTCTGAAGATCCCCCTGGAGAAGGAAAGACATGACAGGGGCTCTCTGAAAATGCGTTTCCCTGTagcagggggaggaggcagCGGCACCCGGGGTCAGGATGGGGACATTAAAGTCAGAATACGAGTGCCTGAGAAACAAAAGGGGAGTTCgggggaggagggaaagagCAGGGAAAAGCATAGGGACCGGTCtaatcatcaccatcatcaccaccaccaccatcattcCTCTTCTGGCAGTGCCTCACTTTCCTCTTCACATAAACATTCATCCAGCTCTAGCGGAGCAGTAGGTAACAGCAAAAAAGTCCCCAGCGACTCCTCTAGAACaagctcttcatcctcctccacgTCACGCAAGAGGACACACTCCCAGGAAGGCGCAGCAGTCCCTCACCCCACCACAAAAGTCAGCAAGTCCTCTAGGAATCCCTACCAGCTACCGtccctgtcttcctcctctgggcAAACTCTGGGGCTCGGCCCTGACATTCTCCCTGCCCTGGGCCTGCCCCTCCTCCAAGGGAGCTACCCGCACACCAAAAGTGACAAGACGGACACTAACGGGCACGGCACGGCAGGCGGAGCCCAGTCGAACGAGTACCAGGACACTTTTGAAATGCTAAACTCTCTTCTGAGCGCACAAGGGGTCCAGCCCTCCCAGCCGTCCATGTTTGACTACAGATCCCAATATGGGGAGTATCGGTTCAGCGGTGGCTCCCGAGGGAACAACTCCAGACCACCTCCACTGCCTTCAGACCCACCTCCACCACTGCCTCCACTGCCCAAATGA
- the kansl2 gene encoding KAT8 regulatory NSL complex subunit 2 isoform X1 — protein MINNTRVTMNRIRIHVLPSSRNRVTQTPRPQEPQICSFTQRPCSHPRLEGLDFCLKHILEDKNAPYKQCSYVSSKNGKRCPNAAPKVEKKEGAMLCAEHARRNAMALRAQTRKAASAPSPEALLSQLSGFNRAETHGLDGGRSEGSRVVDEDSLSDEEQGPLVLDQTWRGDPDSEADSVDSDHEDPLKHAGVYTAEEVALITREKLIRLQSLYIDQFKRLQHLLKEKKRRYLHNRKVEHESLGSGLLTGPEGLSTKERENLKKLKALRRYRRRYGVEALLHRQLRERRQSVSEGSLQPHSRTVYEKCVSFVEGTRCINPCLPMTRHCVLHIYQDGNQVLFKMCPGLKDVPCERTVHMGQSDDPRCPLHLTLPPPMYQPEQETPPQEQLALASRDMYLSAAELQPTESLPLEFSDDLDVEGDGMQGPPSPLQFDTALALEDQTIRAIAEAPMDILTGEDPDQVDLDASGHELSERDMDSIMDDHVHS, from the exons ATGATAAATAACACGCG AGTAACAATGAACAGGATACGAATCCACGTTTTGCCGTCAAGTCGGAACCGGGTGACCCAGACCCCCCGACCGCAGGAGCCTCAGATCTGCTCCTTTACCCAGCGACCATGCTCTCACCCCCGTCTGGAAGGCCTGGATTTCTGCCTCAAGCACATCCTGGAGGACAAGAACGCCCCGTACAAGCAGTGCAGCTACGTCTCGTCCAAGAACGGCAAGCGCTGTCCCAACGCCGCACCGAAAGTAGAGAAGAAAGAAGG CGCGATGCTCTGTGCAGAACACGCTCGCAGGAACGCCATGGCTCTCCGAGCTCAGACGAGAAAGGCGGCTTCCGCTCCATCCCCAGAAgcactgttgtctcagctgagTGGCTTCAACCGCGCAGAGACACACGGCCTTGATGGAGGTCGTTCAGAAGGAAGTCGTGTTGTAG ATGAAGACAGTCTGAGTGATGAGGAGCAGGGACCACTGGTTCTCGACCAGACGTGGAGAGGAGACCCTGACAGCGAAGCAGACAGTGTTGACAGTGATCACGAGGATCCTCTAAA ACATGCCGGTGTTTACACAGCAGAGGAGGTTGCTCTCATCACCCGGGAAAAGCTCATCAGGCTCCAGTCGCTCTACATCGACCAGTTCAAACGCCTGCAGCACctgctgaaggagaagaagcgCAGATACCTGCACAACCGCAAAGTGGAGCATGAATCTCTCG GCAGCGGTCTGCTGACAGGTCCTGAAGGACTGTCCACGAAGGAAAGGGAGAacctgaagaagctcaaagctctGCGTCGATACCGTCGTCGGTATGGCGTGGAAGCACTGCTGCATCGGCAGCTGAGGGAGCGGAGGCAGTCGGTGTCAGAAGGGTCTCTTCAG CCACACTCAAGAACCGTGTACGAGAAATGCGTCTCGTTCGTGGAGGGAACCCGGTGTATCAATCCCTGCCTGCCTATGACCCGGCACTGTGTCTTAC ACATTTACCAGGACGGCAATCAGGTGCTTTTCAAAATGTGTCCCGGCCTGAAAGACGTCCCCTGTGAGCGCACCGTGCACATGGGTCAGTCCGACGACCCTCGCTGCCCGCTTCACCTCACCCTGCCTCCCCCCATGTACCAGCCGGAGCAGGAAACGCCGCCACAGGAGCAGCTCGCCCTCGCAAGCAGAGACATGTATCTGAGTGCAGCAGAGCTTCAGCCCACAGAGAGCCTCCCCTTAGAGTTCAGTGAT GACCTGGATGTGGAAGGGGACGGGATGCAGGGCCCGCCGTCGCCTCTTCAGTTTGACACGGCTCTGGCCCTGGAGGACCAGACTATCAGAGCCATCGCCGAGGCCCCGATGGACATCCTGACCGGAGAGGACCCAGACCAGGTGGACCTGGACGCCTCAGGACACGAGCTTTCAGAAAGAGATATGGATTCCATCATGGACGACCACGTTCACTCGTGA
- the ccnt1 gene encoding cyclin-T1 isoform X1, whose product MAASFRSLPATCNNKWYYTRQQIDNNPSKRAGLDPDKELSYRQQAANLLQDMGQRLNVSQLTINTAIVYMHRFYMVQSFTRFHRNVISPAALFLAAKVEEQPRKLEHVIKVAHACLNPQDPSPDVRSEAYLQQAQDLVILESIILQTLAFEITIDHPHTHVVKCTQLVRVVPASKDLAQTSYFMATNSLHLTTFCLQYSPPVVACVCIHLACKWSNWEIPVSTDGKHWWEYVDPTVTLELLDELTHEFLQILEKTPSRLKRIRNWKAGGQTPKAKPKVQEDGDQRDTMMSMISMASSESTVAGLMSLSAPPSASSSSSTSEKERGASGSAQTWSGKGQAAAVAEQQQQANNEVHAPAKVSLSEYRAKNADVLAAQKRKLENMEASVKRDYANAAQALIGQQQRKEKHHHHQQQTSSSSSDMSSPSPIILKIPLEKERHDRGSLKMRFPVAGGGGSGTRGQDGDIKVRIRVPEKQKGSSGEEGKSREKHRDRSNHHHHHHHHHHSSSGSASLSSSHKHSSSSSGAVGNSKKVPSDSSRTSSSSSSTSRKRTHSQEGAAVPHPTTKVSKSSRNPYQLPSLSSSSGQTLGLGPDILPALGLPLLQGSYPHTKSDKTDTNGHGTAGGAQSNEYQDTFEMLNSLLSAQGVQPSQPSMFDYRSQYGEYRFSGGSRGNNSRPPPLPSDPPPPLPPLPK is encoded by the exons ATGGCGGCTTCGTTTCGTTCTCTCCCCGCAACCTGTAACAACAAATGGTACTACACCCGGCAGCAGATCGACAACAACCCATCTAAGCGAGCGGGACTCGACCCGGACAAGGAGCTGTCCTACAGGCAACAGGCGGCCAACCTGCTCCAGGACATGGGCCAGCGGCTCAATGT GTCCCAACTTACAATTAATACAGCCATTGTGTACATGCATCGATTCTACATGGTccagtctttcaccaggtttcACAGAAAT GtcatttctcctgcagctctcttCCTCGCAGCTAAGGTGGAGGAGCAGCCCCGGAAGCTGGAGCATGTTATCAAAGTGGCCCATGCATGCCTCAACCCTCAGGACCCTTCTCCAGACGTACGCAGCGAA GCCTACCTGCAACAAGCCCAAGACCTGGTCATTCTTGAGAGCATAATACTCCAGACCTTGG CTTTTGAAATCACCATTGACCATCCACATACTCATGTTGTCAAGTGCACTCAGCTCGTCAGAG TTGTTCCAGCGAGTAAGGATCTGGCCCAAACATCTTACTTTATGGCTACGAACAG TCTGCACTTAACCACGTTCTGCCTGCAGTACAGTCCGCCAGTCgtggcctgtgtgtgcatccacCTCGCTTGCAAATGGTCCAACTGGGAGATCCCCGTGTCCACAGATGGCAAACACTGGTGGGAGTATGTTGATCCCACAGTCACCCTGGAACTGCTGGATG AGCTCACACATGAGTTCCTGCAGATTCTGGAGAAAACACCCAGCAGGTTGAAACGGATTCGCAATTGGAAG GCTGGAGGTCAGACACCGAAAGCCAAGCCCAAAGTCCAGGAAGACGGTGACCAGAGGGACACCATGATGAGCATGATCTCTATGGCTTCATCCGAGAGTACTGTTGCAGGTTTGATGAGCCTCTCCGCTCCGCCATCtgcctcatcttcttcatccaCGAGTGAAAAGGAGAGGGGCGCGTCTGGCAGTGCGCAGACTTGGAGTGGAAAGGGTCAGGCTGCGGCTGTGGctgaacaacagcagcaggcCAACAACGAGGTCCATGCCCCGGCTAAGGTGTCGCTGAGTGAGTACCGCGCCAAGAATGCTGACGTCCTGGCCGCCCagaagaggaagctggagaacatgGAGGCTAGTGTGAAGAGGGACTACGCTAATGCTGCCCAGGCTCTCATTGGTCAGcaacagaggaaagagaagcatcatcatcaccagcagcagacCAGCTCGTCCTCTTCTGACATGTCCAGTCCTTCGCCCATTATTCTGAAGATCCCCCTGGAGAAGGAAAGACATGACAGGGGCTCTCTGAAAATGCGTTTCCCTGTagcagggggaggaggcagCGGCACCCGGGGTCAGGATGGGGACATTAAAGTCAGAATACGAGTGCCTGAGAAACAAAAGGGGAGTTCgggggaggagggaaagagCAGGGAAAAGCATAGGGACCGGTCtaatcatcaccatcatcaccaccaccaccatcattcCTCTTCTGGCAGTGCCTCACTTTCCTCTTCACATAAACATTCATCCAGCTCTAGCGGAGCAGTAGGTAACAGCAAAAAAGTCCCCAGCGACTCCTCTAGAACaagctcttcatcctcctccacgTCACGCAAGAGGACACACTCCCAGGAAGGCGCAGCAGTCCCTCACCCCACCACAAAAGTCAGCAAGTCCTCTAGGAATCCCTACCAGCTACCGtccctgtcttcctcctctgggcAAACTCTGGGGCTCGGCCCTGACATTCTCCCTGCCCTGGGCCTGCCCCTCCTCCAAGGGAGCTACCCGCACACCAAAAGTGACAAGACGGACACTAACGGGCACGGCACGGCAGGCGGAGCCCAGTCGAACGAGTACCAGGACACTTTTGAAATGCTAAACTCTCTTCTGAGCGCACAAGGGGTCCAGCCCTCCCAGCCGTCCATGTTTGACTACAGATCCCAATATGGGGAGTATCGGTTCAGCGGTGGCTCCCGAGGGAACAACTCCAGACCACCTCCACTGCCTTCAGACCCACCTCCACCACTGCCTCCACTGCCCAAATGA
- the ccnt1 gene encoding cyclin-T1 isoform X3, producing MPQPSGPFSRRTQRTFEITIDHPHTHVVKCTQLVRASKDLAQTSYFMATNSLHLTTFCLQYSPPVVACVCIHLACKWSNWEIPVSTDGKHWWEYVDPTVTLELLDELTHEFLQILEKTPSRLKRIRNWKAGGQTPKAKPKVQEDGDQRDTMMSMISMASSESTVAGLMSLSAPPSASSSSSTSEKERGASGSAQTWSGKGQAAAVAEQQQQANNEVHAPAKVSLSEYRAKNADVLAAQKRKLENMEASVKRDYANAAQALIGQQQRKEKHHHHQQQTSSSSSDMSSPSPIILKIPLEKERHDRGSLKMRFPVAGGGGSGTRGQDGDIKVRIRVPEKQKGSSGEEGKSREKHRDRSNHHHHHHHHHHSSSGSASLSSSHKHSSSSSGAVGNSKKVPSDSSRTSSSSSSTSRKRTHSQEGAAVPHPTTKVSKSSRNPYQLPSLSSSSGQTLGLGPDILPALGLPLLQGSYPHTKSDKTDTNGHGTAGGAQSNEYQDTFEMLNSLLSAQGVQPSQPSMFDYRSQYGEYRFSGGSRGNNSRPPPLPSDPPPPLPPLPK from the exons ATGCCTCAACCCTCAGGACCCTTCTCCAGACGTACGCAGCGAA CTTTTGAAATCACCATTGACCATCCACATACTCATGTTGTCAAGTGCACTCAGCTCGTCAGAG CGAGTAAGGATCTGGCCCAAACATCTTACTTTATGGCTACGAACAG TCTGCACTTAACCACGTTCTGCCTGCAGTACAGTCCGCCAGTCgtggcctgtgtgtgcatccacCTCGCTTGCAAATGGTCCAACTGGGAGATCCCCGTGTCCACAGATGGCAAACACTGGTGGGAGTATGTTGATCCCACAGTCACCCTGGAACTGCTGGATG AGCTCACACATGAGTTCCTGCAGATTCTGGAGAAAACACCCAGCAGGTTGAAACGGATTCGCAATTGGAAG GCTGGAGGTCAGACACCGAAAGCCAAGCCCAAAGTCCAGGAAGACGGTGACCAGAGGGACACCATGATGAGCATGATCTCTATGGCTTCATCCGAGAGTACTGTTGCAGGTTTGATGAGCCTCTCCGCTCCGCCATCtgcctcatcttcttcatccaCGAGTGAAAAGGAGAGGGGCGCGTCTGGCAGTGCGCAGACTTGGAGTGGAAAGGGTCAGGCTGCGGCTGTGGctgaacaacagcagcaggcCAACAACGAGGTCCATGCCCCGGCTAAGGTGTCGCTGAGTGAGTACCGCGCCAAGAATGCTGACGTCCTGGCCGCCCagaagaggaagctggagaacatgGAGGCTAGTGTGAAGAGGGACTACGCTAATGCTGCCCAGGCTCTCATTGGTCAGcaacagaggaaagagaagcatcatcatcaccagcagcagacCAGCTCGTCCTCTTCTGACATGTCCAGTCCTTCGCCCATTATTCTGAAGATCCCCCTGGAGAAGGAAAGACATGACAGGGGCTCTCTGAAAATGCGTTTCCCTGTagcagggggaggaggcagCGGCACCCGGGGTCAGGATGGGGACATTAAAGTCAGAATACGAGTGCCTGAGAAACAAAAGGGGAGTTCgggggaggagggaaagagCAGGGAAAAGCATAGGGACCGGTCtaatcatcaccatcatcaccaccaccaccatcattcCTCTTCTGGCAGTGCCTCACTTTCCTCTTCACATAAACATTCATCCAGCTCTAGCGGAGCAGTAGGTAACAGCAAAAAAGTCCCCAGCGACTCCTCTAGAACaagctcttcatcctcctccacgTCACGCAAGAGGACACACTCCCAGGAAGGCGCAGCAGTCCCTCACCCCACCACAAAAGTCAGCAAGTCCTCTAGGAATCCCTACCAGCTACCGtccctgtcttcctcctctgggcAAACTCTGGGGCTCGGCCCTGACATTCTCCCTGCCCTGGGCCTGCCCCTCCTCCAAGGGAGCTACCCGCACACCAAAAGTGACAAGACGGACACTAACGGGCACGGCACGGCAGGCGGAGCCCAGTCGAACGAGTACCAGGACACTTTTGAAATGCTAAACTCTCTTCTGAGCGCACAAGGGGTCCAGCCCTCCCAGCCGTCCATGTTTGACTACAGATCCCAATATGGGGAGTATCGGTTCAGCGGTGGCTCCCGAGGGAACAACTCCAGACCACCTCCACTGCCTTCAGACCCACCTCCACCACTGCCTCCACTGCCCAAATGA
- the kansl2 gene encoding KAT8 regulatory NSL complex subunit 2 isoform X2, with product MNRIRIHVLPSSRNRVTQTPRPQEPQICSFTQRPCSHPRLEGLDFCLKHILEDKNAPYKQCSYVSSKNGKRCPNAAPKVEKKEGAMLCAEHARRNAMALRAQTRKAASAPSPEALLSQLSGFNRAETHGLDGGRSEGSRVVDEDSLSDEEQGPLVLDQTWRGDPDSEADSVDSDHEDPLKHAGVYTAEEVALITREKLIRLQSLYIDQFKRLQHLLKEKKRRYLHNRKVEHESLGSGLLTGPEGLSTKERENLKKLKALRRYRRRYGVEALLHRQLRERRQSVSEGSLQPHSRTVYEKCVSFVEGTRCINPCLPMTRHCVLHIYQDGNQVLFKMCPGLKDVPCERTVHMGQSDDPRCPLHLTLPPPMYQPEQETPPQEQLALASRDMYLSAAELQPTESLPLEFSDDLDVEGDGMQGPPSPLQFDTALALEDQTIRAIAEAPMDILTGEDPDQVDLDASGHELSERDMDSIMDDHVHS from the exons ATGAACAGGATACGAATCCACGTTTTGCCGTCAAGTCGGAACCGGGTGACCCAGACCCCCCGACCGCAGGAGCCTCAGATCTGCTCCTTTACCCAGCGACCATGCTCTCACCCCCGTCTGGAAGGCCTGGATTTCTGCCTCAAGCACATCCTGGAGGACAAGAACGCCCCGTACAAGCAGTGCAGCTACGTCTCGTCCAAGAACGGCAAGCGCTGTCCCAACGCCGCACCGAAAGTAGAGAAGAAAGAAGG CGCGATGCTCTGTGCAGAACACGCTCGCAGGAACGCCATGGCTCTCCGAGCTCAGACGAGAAAGGCGGCTTCCGCTCCATCCCCAGAAgcactgttgtctcagctgagTGGCTTCAACCGCGCAGAGACACACGGCCTTGATGGAGGTCGTTCAGAAGGAAGTCGTGTTGTAG ATGAAGACAGTCTGAGTGATGAGGAGCAGGGACCACTGGTTCTCGACCAGACGTGGAGAGGAGACCCTGACAGCGAAGCAGACAGTGTTGACAGTGATCACGAGGATCCTCTAAA ACATGCCGGTGTTTACACAGCAGAGGAGGTTGCTCTCATCACCCGGGAAAAGCTCATCAGGCTCCAGTCGCTCTACATCGACCAGTTCAAACGCCTGCAGCACctgctgaaggagaagaagcgCAGATACCTGCACAACCGCAAAGTGGAGCATGAATCTCTCG GCAGCGGTCTGCTGACAGGTCCTGAAGGACTGTCCACGAAGGAAAGGGAGAacctgaagaagctcaaagctctGCGTCGATACCGTCGTCGGTATGGCGTGGAAGCACTGCTGCATCGGCAGCTGAGGGAGCGGAGGCAGTCGGTGTCAGAAGGGTCTCTTCAG CCACACTCAAGAACCGTGTACGAGAAATGCGTCTCGTTCGTGGAGGGAACCCGGTGTATCAATCCCTGCCTGCCTATGACCCGGCACTGTGTCTTAC ACATTTACCAGGACGGCAATCAGGTGCTTTTCAAAATGTGTCCCGGCCTGAAAGACGTCCCCTGTGAGCGCACCGTGCACATGGGTCAGTCCGACGACCCTCGCTGCCCGCTTCACCTCACCCTGCCTCCCCCCATGTACCAGCCGGAGCAGGAAACGCCGCCACAGGAGCAGCTCGCCCTCGCAAGCAGAGACATGTATCTGAGTGCAGCAGAGCTTCAGCCCACAGAGAGCCTCCCCTTAGAGTTCAGTGAT GACCTGGATGTGGAAGGGGACGGGATGCAGGGCCCGCCGTCGCCTCTTCAGTTTGACACGGCTCTGGCCCTGGAGGACCAGACTATCAGAGCCATCGCCGAGGCCCCGATGGACATCCTGACCGGAGAGGACCCAGACCAGGTGGACCTGGACGCCTCAGGACACGAGCTTTCAGAAAGAGATATGGATTCCATCATGGACGACCACGTTCACTCGTGA